The genomic interval tttttaagAATCTGCTTTCTAAAAAGTCTTATCCCGCATTAAACATGTATTTCGTATTTGTTACTCGATCCTGTGATTTATTTGGCCTAATAAGTTTAGCCTATCAACTATCATGTAaagtttgtttattcatttattttactttttcaaaccGTATCCTGAAGCCGCTATATCATTTTTATGCAGTCGTTGGTGAACTGCAAGAACAGTTCTCTCGAGTCGTATTTTCTTTGGGTGATGACCTCACGCTTGTTAAAACTAGAATGTAAAAGTATAGAGACATGCAAGAAATATTAAAGAATTCAATATAATTGAATCAATGATCCATTTATTGAATCGATTGGTGACTTCGACGTTaatacataatttatttccCAATTCGAATATTATCTCTGGAACATCTTGATATTCGATTTAAACAGTAATCCATCTTCATATCAGGAGAAAGCAGGGTGGAGCTTTTGAGAATTCTATCAGATTTTATAGaaaagtataatttttattgcgtAGAAAGAATAAATTGGACGCTGCCCATTCAAATATCCGAGGATATCGAATTTATCAACCATCGATGCTAACAACGAGTAGTTCCAACTCGAGTTTTAATTCATCGTTTACCAAAAGGTAGCGCTCCTCCTCGTCAAGATCAAGACGCAAGCGTCGCAAGCCACACAGTGCTGCCCAGTGCTGCCTTTCATTTAAGTCGCCATCTTTGAAGTATATCGAGCTTTTTTCTGTCTTGTGCGTAGCGAAGTTCATAATTGAGAGTAAAATTGGAGCCCACTAATTACCGAGAATGAATCAATCTCGAAATTTTACCTCGCTTTTAAACCCAAGCTATTTACAAAATGCTCAAAACGCCGCAGCGGCAAATGctgcggcagcagcagccgctGCTGCAGCTGCGGTATCAGCGGCTATCGCCAACGGAACACAAATCAGCCCGAACAATTCCCAAAACAGAAAACGTGAAGTTGAAAGTAagtttacattttatttaccCACCTATTCGTAATTTTTAATGTTGCCGAATGAATTCAAGTCGCGTACTGAATCATCTCTCGTTTCCGCAGGGAATTCTACAAATAGGTTATCTTTTATTCTGTGATCAACCcacaaaataaatcaaaattacACAAGTAACTTTGGCGTAAATTTATCAAACTGACGAGTCACACAATACTCaatacttttatttcatcagcCTACTaatgaatttatattaatttcaGGTGATGTAAAATCAGAGAAAGAATCACGTGAGGAACGAAGGAAGCGTAGGAAGACTCGATGGGGAGGCAGCGAACATGACAAGACATTCATTCCCGGCATGCCAACAGTTCTGCCCACTAACTTGACCCCAGAACAGGAGCAGGCTTATTTGTGTAAGTTGTATTTCATTGTATTTTTTGCGATAGGGACTTGATGTATATCAGATGATTTAGTTCGTACTGatcagaaataattttcataaatcgTTAGTCTTATGTAGAATTTTTTAGATCAAACAATCCCTCaaaagtaaataataatgttacAATGTGTCTAAGTAAGTATAAATTTACTAAGTATGAAAATTCCTGAGTGGTGATGGCACGAATTATCTTCAATTAGATAATGGATAAttagtaaataaaataattatttaacgtTTGAGCTGATCAAAACTTTGATGTTGAATATTCAAGCGTTCATTAATATTAGTCTTCATTTGCAAGCCAGACTTTTTACCACCCTAATGATATTTGAGTATTATTGATCGACAATGAGAGAATATGACAACCTTGGTTTCTACTACAGTGTGGCATTACAATATAAATGTCATCGATTTACTTGATTTTTTAACCAAAATCCTCTCAAGGTTTTGATTCTCAGGCAGATATCCTACAATATTGAAagctatataggtatacatttataaatgtatacaatTGTGGCAAATTGACATTGTCTAACTGTTGGGGTTTCCGCCCCCTCTAACCCGTTGGTTTACAGTTCAGCTGCAGATTGAGGAAATCAGCCGGAAACTCCGCACTGGTGACCTCGGGATACCGCTAAACCCTGAAGAAAGGTTTGAACGAATCTTACGTACCAAAAATGACCATTACATACCTACAGAACTCACTGACCACTGAGTAACCATAACTCAGGGTTCTAAAGTTTTTAAATGGATCTACTGCGCATAAATTAGTGGATCTGCAAACGACAACCCATTCTCAAATCCTGGGGCTTGGAAGTTTAGCCCTGATCTTCACTGAAGAtgaattatgataatattGGTTTGCTCTAATCAATTTATCttactatttcatttttattaaataCTGCTATAACATTTCATTCACTTGACTCCTCAAAAATGCTCATTAACTTCTACCCGAGTCAATTCTAGTTAATAACAAAGTcgggtgaaaaaatcgaattaatgCTTTCTGGAAAATTGAATGGCAGTGTTTAATATCCAGAGGGCACTCTCGGCACCTTATCTATACAATTATTACCTAACCACTAGGGTGCGAGGTTACAGTCGAGGAACGAGTCTTGGTTGGGTTCATGCACATTAAGTTTGAACATGAGTTTTTAGGtttcatagaaaattaatattgcAACAGAAATTCAGAAGTAGAAATAAAGACAGTTAAGACTACAACGACTAAATTCATCCTAATTGTTGCTTGTCACTAAAACGTGACTGATCGAATTTCAGATGCTAAATACTGTTGGTAGAATATTTTGAGAACGTTACTTCATTAGGAAGGtgtattatttaatttttatttttgttggaaACGGCATTGGTTACAAACAACATCTCGTGGGGTGTCTAGAATACCGTGATTTGCACGGTACCTGAGTAAACcactaattaataataatcacgactTCAATTTACCGATAGCATACCGCAGCACATCTTTACTACTaatgaaacaaatttaatGGTCAGAttacaggaaaaaaatgaacgcgtAAATGTTAATCTAATCAATTTACTTGATCCATCGATCTAACGTTACTTTCAGGAACAACTTGAATTAATCTCCAGTAATCTCTTAATCTCTTGATTTATTCCAATAGGTTCTCACTAATTCACTTTTAGCTGGACGCATTCTTGTATATTGTTGTATTATcgtttgtatatgtataaagcgaacgtacatatatgactaatgaaacaaaattattatttcctaATAATCACAGGATTTACCATAGCAGCTGACATCGTATCCATAGCTGCCGTGCGCAAATTATGCCGCAGCCTTCCAGCAGTTGCCTACATAAatagtataataaatatattgccACGCTATACGAGTCTATGATCaactaaattattatttcaatctATTGGCAGGGTTGGAAAGATCTAAGGGGCTAACTCACAATAGTTCCCCTAGTATCTATGTTCTTTGATTTGCGGGTACACtcgctaataataataacgtcggTCATGCTGCTACGTTCTAATACTGATATATGAATGATGTCCATTTTATACGAAtagtgataaaattttcaaataattttgttaTCACTTTAGCTGCATATCCATAAACTTGACAAGTTGGTCATAATTTTCTGAATGCGACACATGAGTTATCCATTGGAGTAAACAACACTTAAGTCAATTGATTGTATAGTTCAGTTATAGaagattcaaatatttctagaCTAAATGAGATTACGAAATTGCCCTTCTGAtcgattcttcatttttacaaatCACAGACGAAAGTCACGCTTGAGGTACTGAAAGATTAGAAGTTCAGGTTGCTTGTACGCTAGTACCATCTCCCTCTGAGTGAGGTGtgatactttttcatttttttttttcagatctccATCTCCTGAGCCAATATACAGTAGCGATGGTAAGCGCTTGAACACCCGAGAATATCGCACGAGAAGGAAGTTGGAAGAAGAAAGGCACAATctgattcaaaaaataatgaaaatcaatcCTGAATTCAAACCGCCACCAGATTACAAGTAAGGTTTAAAGTCTCAATTGATGATTATTGAAATGATACTATCCGTAAAACAGTCATAGGAACGGATTTTAATGAGTGATTTCGACCATTTCAGGCCACCcataatacgtgtacatgaTAAAGTGATGATTCCGCAAGAGGAGCACCCTGACATAAACTTTGTTGGTTTGCTAATCGGACCACGTGGTAATACTTTGAAATGTATGTAGTATCTTTCACACTTTGATGTTTGACGATCATGAAACATTTGCATTATTATCATAGTCGTTCTGTGTTTTTTGTGCTTATTTTTCCAGCAATGGAGAAAGAAACCGGTGCCAAGATAATAATTCGAGGCAAAGGTTCAGTGAAGGAAGGTAAGGTTGGAAGAAAAGATGGTCAGCCGTTACCAGGTGAAGATGAACCACTGCATGCATATATTACTGCAAATAATCTTGATGCGGTCAAAAAAGCAGTTGAAAGGGTATGGCTGtccataatttttattgatcagataatgatgaaatttatcgaatatttACATTATTAATGAACCAATTTTATCCATATCCAGATTCACGAGATAATTAGACAAGGGGTTGAAGTACCCGAGGGTCAAAACGACTTACGCCGTAATCAATTACGTGAACTAGCGTTGCTCAATGGAACTCTTCGTGAAAATGACGGACCTCGATGTACTAATTGCGGCGCAAGTGACCATAAGTCTTGGTTGGTGAGTATTATGTCTTGCTATTGCTTAGATCATCTTTAATTCAGTATTTGTGGCTTCTATACTTGCAATACTGTATTTATAGTGTCCGGATAAACCAAATGTGACGAACAACATCGTTTGCTCGAGTTGTGGAGGTGCGGGACATATTGCAAGAGATTGTCGTTCAAAACGACCTGGTCAAGGTGGACCAGCAGCTGCAGGAATGGGAGGAATGACACCAGGAGGTGACAAAGCTAAGATTGATGAAGAATACATGTCTCTTATGGCTGAGCTGGGAGAGGGTCCACCACCCGACAGATCTAAGGGTCATCAGAGAACTCAGAGCACAAATTATCCAGGTCTCTTCGACAGGTAAGGctcttcttactttttctgAAACGTATAGTATGCCCGTGACAACTCGTCTTTCATGAAACAACTTGTGACGAATTTTAGACAACAAGCGCCCAGAGCTTTGATGGCTGCCCCGGCTCATCCACCGCCACAGATGATGCAAGGTGGTCCGATGATGCCTCCACCTGGTATGGCGCCTCCGCCATGGACCCAGAATGATGTAAACAGCATGAATGGCATGAATATGCAATGGCAGCCACCTGTCAGTATGCCTCCACCGCCTGGAGTAATGCagcctccacctcctcctcccggTTCTACCACGCAGCCTAATATCCCTCCATTGATGCCGTGGATGGCAGGAAACAATCAGCCTCCACCTCCTGGGCAGATGCCTCCTGGGCAAATGCCACCTGGAATGGGAGGTATGCCACCTTGGCAACAGGGGCAACAGAGCCCGATGCGTCCTCCGCCTCCAGGAACCGCACCACCTCCTGGATTCCCAGGATGGCAGCAGCAATCACTGAGTGGATGGCCTCCAGCTGCGCCTGTACCACCCCCACCTCAACAACCAGCACCTGCACCTCCGGGTATTGATTTGAATAGCCTACCTACTTTGTTGGCAcaaccaccgccaccacctccGCCGACTAGTTAGTGCGAATCACTTTCACTTTACACGATTTAATTTAGAATTACCTTCTTTGATAACCTTACTATGAGAGGATAAGCTTAGTTATTAATCATAAACTTTATTGGTACAAGAAATCAAGGTCGCAGTATCTTCTATTCGCTGTTTAGGCTGAGATCCATTCAATATGTTACTCCCTTCTTTATATTGCACAGAACAAATTCAGCGATAGAGTAAAAATGTTTTAGCAACTGAGCAGCAAAATtacatgtttttttgttgGGTCGGACCATAGCTATGTACTACTTTGAGCTTTGACTAGAAGACAATAAACTTGTAGCATGGAATGAGATTGATGATTTTAATCTTGTTAGGTTGAAAAGCATATATCTTGATTTCTTGGGTAATAATCGTCTCTTAAAAATAGAGTtttgaatttctctttcatgAATGTcctaaataaaaattcagaatttggCAAGAATTTTAAAGCAAGCTATTTAGCTTTCCTACCTTTTCAATTGCAAGGTAAAAGATCAATCGTTTTATGACGACAAATTCCGGTAGTAGGTAATTCTTGGTTTgtaatgagatttttttgttgagGAATTCATAGTCTTATTCTTAAAATAAGTTACCTAATATACCTTTATATGTCTACAATCACAAGGCGTGAAATTTGCAAGTTAATGTGTAATTATTAACACATCTATTTTCTACGGTTCAAGCCTTTCCAGTTTCTTTATGTCGTAGTTTTCAAATCCTAACGAAGTCCTCTGCGTAAATTGAAGGTAACACGGGATAATTATCACTGTATGTATTTACCATGTAACATATTATGcaacaataaaaatacaaaagcaATTTTCGTCTTGCTATTTAATGTCCCAATCGTACGTACTTCTCCTTGGTACTACACACGCATTTGACGCA from Athalia rosae chromosome 6, iyAthRosa1.1, whole genome shotgun sequence carries:
- the LOC105693048 gene encoding splicing factor 1-like, which codes for MNQSRNFTSLLNPSYLQNAQNAAAANAAAAAAAAAAAVSAAIANGTQISPNNSQNRKREVESDVKSEKESREERRKRRKTRWGGSEHDKTFIPGMPTVLPTNLTPEQEQAYLFQLQIEEISRKLRTGDLGIPLNPEERSPSPEPIYSSDGKRLNTREYRTRRKLEEERHNLIQKIMKINPEFKPPPDYKPPIIRVHDKVMIPQEEHPDINFVGLLIGPRGNTLKSMEKETGAKIIIRGKGSVKEGKVGRKDGQPLPGEDEPLHAYITANNLDAVKKAVERIHEIIRQGVEVPEGQNDLRRNQLRELALLNGTLRENDGPRCTNCGASDHKSWLCPDKPNVTNNIVCSSCGGAGHIARDCRSKRPGQGGPAAAGMGGMTPGGDKAKIDEEYMSLMAELGEGPPPDRSKGHQRTQSTNYPGLFDRQQAPRALMAAPAHPPPQMMQGGPMMPPPGMAPPPWTQNDVNSMNGMNMQWQPPVSMPPPPGVMQPPPPPPGSTTQPNIPPLMPWMAGNNQPPPPGQMPPGQMPPGMGGMPPWQQGQQSPMRPPPPGTAPPPGFPGWQQQSLSGWPPAAPVPPPPQQPAPAPPGIDLNSLPTLLAQPPPPPPPTS